From the genome of Aspergillus oryzae RIB40 DNA, chromosome 4:
CGATACTGAACTGATGATCGCAGACATACGTTGCATACCAGAGACAGACACGGTCGCGCTGTGTATTATCGCCCTGTATCAACTTTTGATACGATTGGTGTAACCCAATCTCGGCCGCAATACGCGTGGCCTGTCCTGAAAGCTTCCAGCTGAGATTTGCGAGATAAAATGCGCCAATGCAAAGCGCCCGAACATCATCGACACTATGATTACGAGACAGCGACGAGCCGCAGACGAGTGAGACAAACACGTCATAGCTCTGGTGAAATGCTTCGGTCTTCCCTGGAGTATGCAAGGCACCGATGGTGAGAACGACGGCTGCCAACAGCGTTGAAGCACGTCGAACAGAATCCAACGTGTGATGAAACGGTAGTATACCATCCCATAATAGCCTATTGTTGATACGCATGAAGCGATCGAAGAGGTACTCAGCCTCTGCAAGTGTAACCACCCCTTGAGAGATGAAGTCATCCTGAATCAAGGAAGAATTCGGCCTCCATCCTGCATTAACGCGCAGGTTTTTCAGCCTAGTAAGTTCGTACAGATTGCGCATAGGCACCGTAACGAGACCTGATGaattttcttcttgcggCTGAGGGGAATTTTCTCTTGACATGTCCATTGGAGCCATGGACGGCTGGTTTACATTATGGGACTCCGAGCAAGGGCGTGGTGAGCCAACTACTTGACTATTGGAGAATGTCCATAGCTCCGGTTGCTTGGTCTGCTGTAACAGATGGTTCACAGCAGCTCGTAGAAGTGCAATATCTGCCGTTGTTTGTGTTTTCCAGCTGCTGCGTGTTAGAGATAAGGTTGATCAGGCAAAATTGATATTACTCACGCTGAGTCTTCATGTAGGAATTGTTGAGATATGTCATGTGAAATACAATCTAGTTTATGGCGAATACATCTATTGCATGATGTTTCACCTGCATTTGTTTCACATTTcgtcttttgcttcttacATTCCATGCCTATAGTACTAGGTTATTAGCACCGCCGTCGGCCGAAAGATTTCTTGACTTACACACTCGACTTCTTGTTAAGCGTAGGCCTTTCCCGCTCGAGACGCGAGgctcttcatctccatctgaGCGCTGTCTTTTTTTCGGCATGATGACGGTGCATTATAATTGGTGAATGATGTTGGACGGTTGGGGTGCTCAGTGCTCGTAGTACAGCTGGGGTGCCCAGTCTGTGGCCACTGAGACTGAGTCTGAGAAAAGTGGATGTTTCCCAAAGTAGTTTAGCGTGGTATGGACAGTTTACATCTGGCTTGAACCAAAGTACTTATACGTAATAAAAGAACTTTTATTGGCATTTTACAAAGCCCCTTGAAGCTGATATGTGTGAATGGTGAAAGCGACGGATGGTAAGACAAAGCACACGATGGATCGATATGTGTATAAGGTACAAGAGCGAGGACTCAACCggatgcatacatacatgcgGCATCGAAACTCCTAGAGAGTTGATCCTTATCTTGTTTGTCAGTATACGTAACATCCCAGTAAGTCGCGTCACTTATTGATAGATGTCAGTGGCAGTGTTACTAGTAGTAATAGCATAAGGTTTGAGCCTGGCGAGAGTCGTGAGATGAACTCTGTGTCAGGTTGTATTCCTGAGTATTTTTGTCCAAGATAATGACCAATGCCGAAGGTCTAGTTTAGCAAATATTGAATTTCAATTATAGAAGATAAGGTGGGAGTTGGGTCTAATACTATGTAATGGCGTAGCTAATATTCCTAGCAGTCTTGTGACTCTTTTACCAAATGATGGGCTCTGCCAAGTCAGAGACTCTTAGAACAAACAGATGAACAAGCATACCATGGTTTGTGAGGAGCAATCGAAACTAATTCAGGAGTCCAGTCCATGGCAGTACACGATCCATGACTAACTCACTAATTACCTGCTACGAGACCCTTATATCTGCAAATACTCAAACACCGGCCTTCCTCCGGATATCCGCCGAATATCGTTACTTCAGATCAAGTGAATCTTAGGTTCTTTCGTGAAGGGATATACAGTGTATGTAGAGCTGATCTGGAGTGCATAAGTGGGGAGAATCTCCAGAACCATTCAGCAGTTGATTCAATGTTGACACACCGACTATGAACATCTTTTAGAGCCGTGGCAAAAGTCAATCAGTTGTCATCGCGAGTTGTTCCGAGCCAACACATTATTGTCGCGTGCTAGACAATGATTGCGTCAGTATATTCTCAGTCCTAAGAGCTAGCTATCGCTTGCGACGCGCTACTGCATGCTACCTGGCAATAGCATCATTTTTCGATTAACCAGGAGGCAGACTGGAGAAACTTGCCCGAGTCATTCACTTCGCCAGGAGGGGTGACGAGTGACGTTCGGTGAGTTAGCGTCCTACTAGACGCATTCGATCACCGGCTATATACCGAGACCCTAGGATCTACGCAATGTTAGAGGGGGCCGCCTTCTCGTCAGTGATGACCTAAATCTCTCCGACTTCGGAGGCAGGTTAAGTCtatttacggagtagaacTGGCGCTTTTTGGAAAGCTGGTAGTGGCCGTGAGGGTTCCTGATTCAGCCGAAACATATCCGTGATTTAACCACAACCTATCTCTGCAGCTCGCTCCATGACCCACATGATACGATAGTGAGCACCAATTTGGCGATACTAACGATGGTTTTATGGCGTTGCAAAATGTCCTCTCGTGTCCACGGTCCTTCTGCAGGTTCTCGGCTCGAGTAAAAGCCCAACAAGGCGGGCAAGTCTCAACGAGGATAGGGTATCGCTTTTCCGCCTGGGCTTTGTTTAGCACGGCGTGTCCGTACATGAGAAACCTTCGTGCCATCTCACCGGAAAGGTCATGGCGCTGGTTGATCCATGCGAGGTCTAACAAATAAGGGGTCTTTGACATGATGAAAGGGTCTGAAACGCGCGGCATCTAACTTGACATTAAAGTCAGTGCGTTTCAATACCGAAGTCGGTAGAGATTGCCCTGCCCCACTGTCTTCCACATGGTCTGTCTGTTTAATTATCTAGATGCTTGGTGCAGtgtcttttttcttaccttCTTTTACTGCTCGGAGTAGGACTTGATTTCCGGTGTGAATATCAGAAACCTGGTTGTTTTCATTGGTTGCGTTCAATATACTTTCTCTAGTGAGTCACTGTTGTAGTTCCAGTTAATGAAGATTGATTACAAAAATTTAGTCACATAGCAATATGCATTGTCTTGCTCAACCTTTCTTGTTAATTATAATTGTGGataatatatttctctccTTTGATtcacagagagaaaaaaaatttctTCGCAttgagaggaagagagaaaaggagaagattgttTGGGTAGCATCTAAGATAAATGAGGGAGCAGGcaccatacatacagtacgCGAAAAGGTAACCGTGATAATAGTCGGACCATTGAAAATAGCAACAAGcgggaggggaggagaatTGACCAAAGAAATCGATGAACGAATAAAATCCAAAACAACATGACccgagaaaagaagctccTCCGAGACGCTCCGCCGGGGGAGGTGGATAGAAGCAGTAAAAAGCATCATCCGGTGGTACTGTACCAATTGTACCAATAATACGACTGACCTCCAGCGTCACATCGTTTGGGAGATGGTCGCATTCGCTCCGTCCAACGGCAGCGGCTCTTCTACCTTACTATCAATCATATTAATCTACTAGACTAACCTTCGtcttatttccctttcctgtCCACATCGtctctttattatttttcgCGCTCTCTCTCTGCCACTTCCTATTTCATTTTCTGGGCCTCGTCTCCGGTGTGGAGACTTGGCCATATATTTCCCGCATCCACTGGCTGGTCTTgtttgttccttttcattttgaTTTTACTTCGCATGATCGTGCTAGTTTAAATATAGTACTTAATTGACTCCTTCCCTGTCTTCTCCGTCATACCTACTGTGTACCCACATCTACTGTAACATTTTACACTCACACTCACATATACACTCTCTACTGCTGCCTTCAGCGACGTCAACAATTACTACATAGATTCTACTACTCTTTTACTTCGGGTGAGTGCAACCACTTTGTGCGAGGTAAGTAGCGACCATTTTCTTCTAGGCCTGGCCACCCTCCCTGATAAGGTTTTCTTACTTGGTGCGTGCGTTGAAGCTCCCTGCATTATGATCGTCGAGATTGTTGCTTCTTGTTGCCCGCAGGATTTCGTTTTCCATCATTCCACTGCAGATACGCGTCATCACAGTTGATACCATTGAATGTCTACATCTTTACTATTCTAATTTAACGCGATACCGAGACTGACATTCATTTCTCATATTCCAGCTCCAGAGCGCACGATTGCGAAAGTGCCCCACACGCTTGACCGCACTCCGTATTCACTCCTGGTCGCAAGTGGAATCTCAAATAAGGTTACTCCATAACTCCCCCGGATTCCTTCAAGGCATGCACCTTATCGCTCAAACCCCAGTCCTCATTCCGGTCCCTTAGATCCTTCCCACTCGTAAACATTCCGCGATACAAGAGCAAGTAAACACAAAAGCCCAAACTCCGTTCCCCACGGCGACTTGACCGGACGACTTGTTTGCTCGAAAGTCGCACAAGTCGACTTCCACCGGTGCGCAATTATTCTACACTTCGGCTCTCCGTGAatttctcccttttcttccttcgagGTTTCCGTTTCACAATGGCTCCGATCACTACGGCAGCTGCAGAAAAGAcgaagcaagaagaatatgatgaTATACATGAGGACCCtattgaggatgaggaggatgagggttCCGACCTAGACCCTTCTCAGAGGGAGTACCTGGAGCATCATCGCAAACTTGATCAATTCCTATCGCCATTGTCTCTTGATGAAGCGGTTCTATACAAACTTGCGCGTCGCTTCTCTAGCGTGTATCGTGATCTGGCCCTACACTCAGAAGAACAGTTTCTGCCGACGCCAGTGACGCACTTGCCCACAGGCTTGGAGACAGGACGTTATTTAGCCATCGATGTCGGGGGAAGTAACCTACGAGTCGCCTTCATTGAGCTGTTGGGGGATGCTGCCAATTCTGATATCGGGTCCACGGATGCCTCAGAGCAATCGACCACCATTCGAAGAGCACAAAGACAGCGCGTGAGACGAACATTGGAGAAAGCGTGGCCTATCCAGGAGCACCTAAAGATGGACAACGCAGAGGACCTGTTTTCTTGGATTGGTGATCGTATTGCGGAAGTGGTAGCCGAAAGTTTGACTTCGGATGCTACCAAAGGCAAGGTCCCCGAAGAATTAGAGATGGGAATCACATTCAGTTTTCCGATAATGTAAGTTCTGGTGCGATCTTGGTTATACTGGTCACGGATGCCGCCAGTAGTTTCCACCAATATAGGACCGAACGCCAAACTATATACAGCTAACAACGATTAGGCAGGAATCATTGTCAGAGGCTACGTTGATGCCGATGGGTAAAGGTTTCGCCATTACATCGGATCTTAACCTTCGCAATATCCTTCTTAGTGGCTATGAGAGACACACAAGACGTCcggacgatgaagatgaaccTTCTTCCAAGCGCCGGAAACTTTTCGCTCTACCAAAACTCAAGATTGCTGCCATCACGAATGATGCCGTCGCTACGCTGGCATCTCTGGCTTATGCTGTCAAGTCGTTACCCAACAGCCGGGTCGCTATGGGTATCATCGTAGGCACGGGATGCAATGCGACAATTCCAATGAAACTGAGTTCTTTGCATGAAACGAAGGCCAACCATGTGAAGTCGAAAGATTCAGAGGCAGTAGAGACGGTCATTAACACTGAGTGGACTCTTGCCGGCAGCGCACCTCCCTTAAAGGAACTCGATATAATAACTAAATGGGATATTGAACTGGACAGGGCATGTGCACGACCTGGTTTCCAGCCATTTGAGTACCTGACTGGTGGTCGGTACATCGGTGAACTTATTCGGCTCATCCTTTTTGACTATCTCACCAACGTTAGGGGATTAGCTTCGAAGGAACTCCCTGCCAATCTCGTCCAAGAGTATGCATTAACGACTACATACATTTCAGATAATGTTGCTCGTGCTAGGTCGGACCTGGAACTTGCGGATGTGTTGAATCACTCTCTACCTTCCCCAGAAAGCAGTGAGTGGCAATGGGATGCTGTGTGCGCCGGTGCCTTTCGGAAGATTGCCCGGACCGTACAAAAACGAGCAGCGGGCTTGATTGCTGCAGCAGTAGTAGGGTTACTCGCCTGCGCGAACGAAATTGAGTTGAAAGTGGAGAGCACTGAAAACTCACCACAACCCTCTAGCGCTGCATCTCCTGAGCACAATGGCGGGGCTGACGTCACGGCTGTAACAAACTTCTTATCACCATCTACGTCGAAAGTATCAACAAACGCACAAAGAGGCAACGGGCCAATTGTTCCGGTTTTATCGCCCACTCCTACGCCGGCGGATTGGCAATCGGGTCCTGAAGAGCTTGTCGTCGCTTACACGGGCGGAATCATTCAACACTATCCTAATTTCAAGAACATGTGTCAGCAATTCATTGACCGTCTCAT
Proteins encoded in this window:
- a CDS encoding hexokinase family protein (hexokinase), translated to MAPITTAAAEKTKQEEYDDIHEDPIEDEEDEGSDLDPSQREYLEHHRKLDQFLSPLSLDEAVLYKLARRFSSVYRDLALHSEEQFLPTPVTHLPTGLETGRYLAIDVGGSNLRVAFIELLGDAANSDIGSTDASEQSTTIRRAQRQRVRRTLEKAWPIQEHLKMDNAEDLFSWIGDRIAEVVAESLTSDATKGKVPEELEMGITFSFPIMQESLSEATLMPMGKGFAITSDLNLRNILLSGYERHTRRPDDEDEPSSKRRKLFALPKLKIAAITNDAVATLASLAYAVKSLPNSRVAMGIIVGTGCNATIPMKLSSLHETKANHVKSKDSEAVETVINTEWTLAGSAPPLKELDIITKWDIELDRACARPGFQPFEYLTGGRYIGELIRLILFDYLTNVRGLASKELPANLVQEYALTTTYISDNVARARSDLELADVLNHSLPSPESSEWQWDAVCAGAFRKIARTVQKRAAGLIAAAVVGLLACANEIELKVESTENSPQPSSAASPEHNGGADVTAVTNFLSPSTSKVSTNAQRGNGPIVPVLSPTPTPADWQSGPEELVVAYTGGIIQHYPNFKNMCQQFIDRLIMRTGPQKSGKSVFLREVSDGGVIGAGVLAGMVANR